ATCCTTAGCCTCTGGGCCTGGACCCGTCGCGGCTGAGGTCAGCGCGTTACGATACTCAGGCAAGAGCTTTCCCCGTGGAATGCCTCCGGCAGGAGTATTTCGGGCCAGATGACAGGGAGGTCGCTCTTTATCATCTGGCCGGAAGTACTCTGGGGGAAAAGGGACGGGGCGCGCAGCGGGCCGGCGCTTTGGGGGCAGAGCCCCCGTGTTGCCCGGCGCGTAGTTACTCGGCGTTTCCCGGCAGGGTCCGGCTCTTGACCAAAGGGCCGGGATAGGTGACAGGAACCCCATGATCTCAGAAGACCGGCTGGCCCGCATCACGGGCCGATATGAATACCTTGAGGCCGCAATGGCCGAGTCGGGTGGCGAATACGCCGCCCTGGCGCGGGAATATGCGGAATTGCGCCCGGTGGTCGAGGCTGTGCTGGGCTATCAGGCCCTGGTGGCAGACCTGGCCGAGGCTGAGGCGATGCTGGACGATCCCGAGATGCGCGCCCTGGCAGAAGAAGAACTGCCAGCGCTGCGGGCCCGCCTGCCTGAGCTTGAGCACGAGGTGCAACTGGCACTGCTCCCCCGAGATGCCGCCGATTCACGCCCCGCGATGATCGAGATCCGGCCCGGCACCGGGGGCGACGAGGCGGCGCTGTTTGCCGGTGATCTGCTGCGTATGTACCAGCGCTATTGCGAGGCGCGGGGTTGGAAATTCGATCTGGTGGAGCAGCAATTGACCGAGCTTGGCGGGATCAAGGAGGTCACTGTTTCCGTCAAGGGCGACGGGGTCTTTGCGCGGCTCAAGTACGAAAGCGGCGTGCATCGGGTCCAGCGTGTGCCAAGCACGGAAAGCGGCGGACGGATACACACTTCGGCCGCGACCGTGGCCGTGCTGCCCGAAGCAGAAGACGTCGATATACGGATTGATCCCAATGACATACGCATCGATACGATGCGGGCCTCGGGGGCGGGCGGGCAGCATGTCAACACCACCGACAGCGCTGTTCGGATCACTCATGTTCCGAGCGGGATCGTCGTGACCTCTTCGGAGAAATCCCAGCACCAGAATCGCGCCATCGCCATGCAGGTCCTGCGCAACCGACTGTTCGATCTGGAGCGCAGTCGTGCCGACAGCGCGCGCGCCGCAGATCGCAAGGCGCAGGTCGGCACCGGGGATCGGTCGGAACGTATCCGTACCTACAATTTCCCCCAGGGGCGGATGACGGACCATCGCATCAACCTGACGCTCTACAAGCTGGATCAGGTGATGCAGGGCGATCTGGATGAAATCATCGACGCGCTGACGGCCGATCATCAGGCGCGGCTGCTGTCCGAGGCAGGCGCGTGAGCCCTTTGGGGAATGACGTTTTGAAGGCCGCCGCCGCCCGGCTGGGTGATGCGGGGATCGAGAACGGGCAGGGCGATGCCCTGGCGTTGATGACCCATGCCTTTGGCAGGGATGTATCGCGTCTGGCTCTGCGCGAGGCCCTCGCGGGGGCGTTGCCACCCGATGTCGCGGCGCGGTTCGAGGCCGCCATTTCGGCCCGGCTGATCCGCCAACCGGTCAGCCAGATCATCGGCCGCCGCGCCTTCTGGAACCGCGAATTCATCGTCACGCCCGATGTCCTCGACCCGCGCCCGGAAACCGAGACGTTGATTGCCGAGGCGCTGGAACTGCCTTTCAACAGGTTTCTGGACCTTGGCACCGGGTCAGGGGCCATCGCGATCACCTTGCTGGATGAGCGCGCCGGGGCCACAGGTGTCGCCACCGATATTTCACCCGCCGCCCTTGCGGTTGCGAGGCGCAATGCGGCCGCCATCGGCGTTGCCGACCGGCTGGATCTTGTTCAGTCCGATTGGTGCGCGGGCCTGACGGGTACCTTCGATCTGATCCTGTCGAATCCGCCCTATATTGCCGCTGCCGAGATGCCATCGCTGTCACCCGAGGTCCGCGACTGGGAGCCGCATCTGGCACTGACACCGGGGGGCGACGGGTTGGATGCCTACAGGGCGATCTGCGCCAGCGCCCCTGCGCATCTGGCGCCGGATGGCTGGCTCATGGTGGAAGTCGGCTGGCAGCAGGGGCCGGCGGTTGCGGAGATTTTTGGCGCTGCGGGTCTTGAAGACGTGGCCACCAGACCCGACCTTGGGAACAGGGACAGGGTGGTGCGCGGCCGCAAGCCCGCGACACATCAGCCCTGACGGCGGGAAAACCGGGTAATCTGGCTAAAACTGTCACTTCCCCCTTGTCTTTGACGCGATGACATGTTTATTCGAACCATCCGGGACGCGGATGCTCGATATTCAGCGCTCCCCCCGGATACCAAGCCAGACAGGAGCCGACCCCTCGCTCAAGGCGAAAATAAGCGCTCAAGGCGATCACGCACGACGCAATGAGGCGTTGTTGGGGTGATACGGCAATCAGACAACAAGGCTGGACAGCAGACCTTATGAGATCTTCGAAATCACGTTCGCGGAACAAATCCCGCAACCGGTCCTCGGTCGGTAACATCATCAACCGCGTCTTCGATTCGTCGGGGCCCGAGGGCAAGGTGCGCGGCACGCCGCAGCAGATCATCGACAAGTACAACCAGCTTGCTCGCGATGCGCAGCTATCCGGCGACCGGGTCGCAACCGAGAACTTCCAGCAGCATGCGGAGCATTACCTGCGTCTTCTCGGTGAAGCCCAGAAGGACCAGGACCGCCAGCGCGAGCAGCAGGAACAGGAAAACCGTCAGCGCCAGGCCGACCGGGATCGCGATCGTGACCGCGGAACCCGCCAGGACGGTAATGGCAATGACAATCAGCAGGACAATGGATCCCGCAACTCTGCCAACCAGAACAATTCCGGTTCAGGCAACGCTCACCAGAACGCCCAGGACACGGCCGGCAACGGCAATGGGTCCGGCAATAATGGTGGCAACCACGGCAACGGTGGAAAAAACGGCGGCCAGCAGAAGCAGGACGCCGAGGCCTCTGGCGCTGCGCCTGAACCGCGCAAACCGCGGTCGCGCCGCAACGAAGGCTCGGGTGATGACGCCGTTGCGCCCAAGCCCCGCCGCCAGTCGCGCGCCAAGGCAGCGCCTGCCTCCGACGAGGTGATCGATACCTCTGCCACGGAAGAGGGCGAAAGCTCCATGCTGGTGGAAACGCCGGAAGGCAAGGCCGCCAAGCCCGCGCCGCGCAAACGCGCACCGCGCGCCAAGAAGGAAGCCCCTGTTCAACAGGAAAGCGCCTCTTCTTCCGAGGGCAGCGCGCCGGACGCCACGGGCGATGTGCCGCAATCCGCCGCAGAATGATGTAAGCCCTGAAAGGGGTGGGCGAAACAGATCAAAGGGCGGTCCCATGGGGCCGCCCTTTTTCTTGTTCGCTTCGGTTTTCGTGATGCCGGCCGGACGGTGGTGTTAGCCGGCGGTGATGTTGCGGGCGAGGGCGCAGAACTGCTCCAGCCCCACGGTCTCGGCACGGTCCGTCGGCGTGATGCCCGAGGCGATCAGGCGATCCTCCAGATCCGGCGCAAGTCCCTTCAGTGCTGCGCGCAGCATCTTGCGGCGCTGGTTGAAGGCCTTGGCGACCACGCGTTCCAGCACCTTGGGATCGGCAGGATAGCGCGGCTCGGGCAGGGCGGTCAGATGGACCACGGCAGAAGACACCTTGGGCGCAGGCGTGAAAGCTTCGGGCGGCAGAGAGATCACGATCCGCGCATCCGCCCGCCAGGAAGCCAGCAGCGCCAGCCGCCCATAGGCCTTGGAGCCGGGCTGCGCCACGATCCGTTCCGCGACCTCGCGTTGGAACATCAGGGTCAGGCTTTGCCAGAAAGGCGGCCATTGCGGCGGGGTCAGCCAGCGCACCAGCAGTTCGGTCCCGACGTTATAGGGCAGGTTGGCAGCAATGCGGATCGGTGGCGTCAGATAGGCCAGCGGATCGATATCCAGAGCGTCGCCTTCGATCACCTCAAGACGGTCGGGATAGGCCGCTGCGATCTCGGCCAGGGGGGCGAGGCAACGGTGGTCCTTTTCGATGGCCAGCACCTTGCGCGCGCCTTCGGCCAGCAGGCCACGGGTCAACCCACCGGGACCGGGACCGATTTCCAGCACGTCGCAATTGCTCAGATCCCCGGCCTGACG
The Pseudooceanicola algae genome window above contains:
- the prfA gene encoding peptide chain release factor 1 encodes the protein MISEDRLARITGRYEYLEAAMAESGGEYAALAREYAELRPVVEAVLGYQALVADLAEAEAMLDDPEMRALAEEELPALRARLPELEHEVQLALLPRDAADSRPAMIEIRPGTGGDEAALFAGDLLRMYQRYCEARGWKFDLVEQQLTELGGIKEVTVSVKGDGVFARLKYESGVHRVQRVPSTESGGRIHTSAATVAVLPEAEDVDIRIDPNDIRIDTMRASGAGGQHVNTTDSAVRITHVPSGIVVTSSEKSQHQNRAIAMQVLRNRLFDLERSRADSARAADRKAQVGTGDRSERIRTYNFPQGRMTDHRINLTLYKLDQVMQGDLDEIIDALTADHQARLLSEAGA
- the prmC gene encoding peptide chain release factor N(5)-glutamine methyltransferase: MSPLGNDVLKAAAARLGDAGIENGQGDALALMTHAFGRDVSRLALREALAGALPPDVAARFEAAISARLIRQPVSQIIGRRAFWNREFIVTPDVLDPRPETETLIAEALELPFNRFLDLGTGSGAIAITLLDERAGATGVATDISPAALAVARRNAAAIGVADRLDLVQSDWCAGLTGTFDLILSNPPYIAAAEMPSLSPEVRDWEPHLALTPGGDGLDAYRAICASAPAHLAPDGWLMVEVGWQQGPAVAEIFGAAGLEDVATRPDLGNRDRVVRGRKPATHQP
- a CDS encoding DUF4167 domain-containing protein, with the translated sequence MRSSKSRSRNKSRNRSSVGNIINRVFDSSGPEGKVRGTPQQIIDKYNQLARDAQLSGDRVATENFQQHAEHYLRLLGEAQKDQDRQREQQEQENRQRQADRDRDRDRGTRQDGNGNDNQQDNGSRNSANQNNSGSGNAHQNAQDTAGNGNGSGNNGGNHGNGGKNGGQQKQDAEASGAAPEPRKPRSRRNEGSGDDAVAPKPRRQSRAKAAPASDEVIDTSATEEGESSMLVETPEGKAAKPAPRKRAPRAKKEAPVQQESASSSEGSAPDATGDVPQSAAE
- the rsmA gene encoding 16S rRNA (adenine(1518)-N(6)/adenine(1519)-N(6))-dimethyltransferase RsmA, with amino-acid sequence MATIDGLPPLRDVITQHGLSARKSLGQNFLLDLNLTAKIARQAGDLSNCDVLEIGPGPGGLTRGLLAEGARKVLAIEKDHRCLAPLAEIAAAYPDRLEVIEGDALDIDPLAYLTPPIRIAANLPYNVGTELLVRWLTPPQWPPFWQSLTLMFQREVAERIVAQPGSKAYGRLALLASWRADARIVISLPPEAFTPAPKVSSAVVHLTALPEPRYPADPKVLERVVAKAFNQRRKMLRAALKGLAPDLEDRLIASGITPTDRAETVGLEQFCALARNITAG